One Candida dubliniensis CD36 chromosome 1, complete sequence genomic region harbors:
- a CDS encoding Rasprotein acyltransferase subunit, putative (Similar to S. cerevisiae ERF2) produces MAQDKTDKQMSFIHRFITNWLIMDPNLISQYTNTNNQSTTQQFRNYQIENQGHSNFIYFLGGRLHTIKTKYPINLITLSLILIPGILYIIFELSWQWKNFSPIIVIIFLYIWIISICQFFKLSTGDSGKLPKNIHLPKKLIINNDNDNGNSYKVMEPPDEYFNTVTLPYWKKKNNDKAKTFDASHGIQVKYCSTCHIWRPSRTSHCNTCQQCILNHDHHCIFLNNCIGQRNYKFFLWFLLYMVIACLYLLIISILQLCHYKFVSQQQQQQQQQQQTKITNFHQSIKTHPVSLLLLIYSCLAIWYPSLLLAFHIFLTSQNITTREYLNFVYKKKPDFTDSGFVNVYNTHSIWKNLYINWLGKSIGVSLTFPRDVYQQGDIRFANIEPLGSFSN; encoded by the coding sequence ATGGCACAAGATAAGACTGATAAACAAATGTCATTTATACATAGATTTATAACTAATTGGTTAATAATGGATCCTAATCTAATATCTCAATAtaccaataccaataacCAATCAACAACTCAACAATTtagaaattatcaaattgaaaatcaagGACATCtgaatttcatttattttttagGTGGTCGATTACATACTATTAAAACTAAATatccaattaatttaatcaCTTTAagtttaatattaataccAGGgatattatatattatatttgaattatcatGGCAATGGAAGAATTTTTCACCAATTATagtaattatatttttatatatttggataatttcaatttgtcaatttttcaaattatcaactgGTGATTCTGGGAAATTACCGAAAAACATTCATCTACcgaaaaaattaataatcaataatgataatgataatgggAATAGTTATAAAGTGATGGAACCACCTGATGAATATTTCAATACTGTAACATTACCCTAttggaaaaagaagaataatgACAAAGCAAAAACTTTTGATGCTTCTCATGGAATACAAGTGAAATATTGTAGTACTTGTCATATTTGGAGACCTTCAAGAACTAGTCATTGTAATACTTGTCAACAATGTATATTAAATCATGATCATcattgtatttttttaaataattgcATTGGTCAACgtaattataaatttttcctttggtttttattatatatgGTTATTGcttgtttatatttattaatcattTCCATATTACAATTATGTcattataaatttgtttcacaacaacaacaacaacaacaacaacaacaacagacCAAAATAACTAATTTccatcaatcaatcaaaacACACCCAGtaagtttattattattgatttattcaTGTTTGGCAATTTGGTATCcaagtttattattagcattccatatttttttaacaaGTCAAAATATAACTACTAGAGAATATcttaattttgtttataaaaagaaaccagATTTTACAGATTCTGGATTTGTTAATGTTTATAATACTCATTCAATTTGGAagaatttatatattaattggttaggtaaatcaattggaGTTAGTTTAACTTTCCCAAGAGATGTTTATCAACAAGGGGATATAAGATTTGCCAATATTGAACCATTAGGTTCATTTAGCAATTAA